One genomic segment of Microcella indica includes these proteins:
- a CDS encoding aminotransferase class V-fold PLP-dependent enzyme, protein MTISLNDARERFGDTSGYLAVASMGLPTRQTVDAITHDLDRWFAADRDPQGYDRHVEATRIHYARIVGVDPARVAIGAQTSVMVSLLAADLAPGAEVLGVEGDFSSVLFPFLTRGDLSVRTVPLEALADSVQPTTTLVVFSLIQSARGQVADAAAVVEAARAVGARTLCDVTQAAGVHPVDASLFDATVCHAYKWLCSPRGVAFMTVSEPWGRTLRPLQAGWYAGEDVWTSVYGPAMTLAQDARRFDVSPAWQAWIGAEPAIELFAGLDITEVWAHDAGLGAQLTAELGLPEQRQAIVSIPDASGALVAAAMGAGIRVSGRAGRLRASFHLWNTDEDVAALVRVIREVGVPERG, encoded by the coding sequence TCTGAACGACGCCCGCGAGCGCTTCGGCGACACGAGCGGGTACCTCGCCGTCGCCTCGATGGGGCTGCCCACAAGGCAGACCGTCGACGCGATCACGCACGACCTCGACCGGTGGTTCGCCGCCGATCGCGACCCGCAAGGGTACGACCGCCATGTCGAGGCGACGCGCATCCACTACGCCCGCATCGTCGGCGTCGACCCTGCCCGCGTCGCGATCGGCGCTCAGACGAGCGTCATGGTGAGCTTGCTCGCCGCCGACCTGGCGCCCGGCGCGGAGGTGCTCGGCGTCGAAGGTGATTTCAGCTCCGTGCTGTTCCCGTTCTTGACGCGTGGCGACCTGAGTGTGCGCACGGTGCCGCTCGAGGCTCTGGCTGACAGTGTGCAGCCGACGACGACGCTCGTGGTGTTCTCGCTCATCCAGTCGGCGCGCGGGCAGGTCGCGGATGCCGCGGCCGTCGTCGAGGCGGCCCGCGCCGTGGGTGCGCGCACGCTGTGCGACGTCACGCAGGCTGCGGGCGTGCATCCGGTCGATGCGTCACTGTTCGACGCCACCGTGTGTCACGCATACAAGTGGTTGTGCTCTCCCCGCGGCGTCGCGTTCATGACCGTCAGCGAGCCGTGGGGCCGCACGCTGCGGCCCCTGCAGGCCGGGTGGTACGCGGGCGAGGACGTCTGGACGTCGGTCTACGGGCCCGCGATGACGCTCGCTCAGGATGCCCGACGCTTCGACGTCTCGCCCGCCTGGCAGGCCTGGATCGGCGCCGAGCCGGCGATCGAGCTATTCGCCGGCCTCGATATCACCGAGGTATGGGCGCACGACGCCGGCCTCGGCGCGCAGCTCACGGCCGAGCTCGGGCTGCCCGAGCAGCGGCAGGCGATCGTCTCGATTCCGGATGCCTCGGGCGCGCTCGTGGCGGCGGCGATGGGGGCGGGCATCCGGGTCAGTGGGCGCGCCGGGCGCCTGCGCGCGTCGTTCCACCTCTGGAACACTGACGAGGATGTCGCGGCTCTCGTGCGGGTGATCCGCGAGGTCGGCGTGCCCGAGCGGGGCTGA
- a CDS encoding glycine--tRNA ligase — protein MASTSRLDAVIALAKRRGFVFQAGEIYGGSRSAWDYGPLGVELKENIKRQWWRSMVTRRDDVVGLDSSVILPRKVWEASGHVDVFSDPLVECLNCHKRYRADHLEEEFEEKKGRAPEGGLAEVVCVNCGTRGQWTEPKEFSGLLKTYLGPVEEESGLHYLRPETAQGIFVNFVNVLNAARVKPPFGIGQIGKSFRNEITPGNFIFRTREFEQMEMEFFVEPGSDEEWHQYWIDARMAWYTDLGINPENLRLYEHPAEKLSHYSKRTVDIEYRFGFSGSEFGELEGVANRTDFDLSTHAAASGVDLSYFDQGKNERWTPYVIEPAAGLTRSLMAFLVDAYAEDEAPNTKGGVDVRTVLRLDRRLAPVKAAVLPLSRNEKLSPVARELADTLRQHWNVDFDDAGAIGRRYRRQDEIGTPFAITVDFDTLDDQAVTVRERDTMQQERIPLAKLEGYLAAELLGA, from the coding sequence GTGGCATCCACCAGTCGACTCGATGCGGTCATCGCGCTCGCCAAGCGGCGCGGTTTCGTGTTCCAGGCGGGCGAGATCTACGGGGGTTCTCGGTCTGCGTGGGACTACGGGCCCCTCGGCGTCGAGCTCAAGGAGAACATCAAGCGCCAGTGGTGGCGCTCGATGGTCACGCGCCGCGACGACGTCGTCGGGCTCGACTCGAGCGTCATCCTGCCGCGCAAGGTGTGGGAGGCGTCCGGCCACGTCGACGTCTTCAGTGACCCCCTCGTCGAGTGCCTGAACTGCCACAAGCGGTACCGCGCCGACCACCTCGAGGAGGAGTTCGAGGAGAAGAAGGGCCGCGCGCCCGAGGGCGGGCTCGCCGAGGTCGTGTGCGTCAACTGCGGCACGCGCGGGCAGTGGACCGAGCCGAAGGAGTTCTCGGGCCTGCTCAAGACCTACCTGGGCCCCGTCGAGGAGGAGTCGGGCCTGCACTACCTGCGCCCCGAGACCGCGCAGGGCATCTTCGTGAACTTCGTCAACGTGCTCAACGCCGCGCGCGTCAAGCCGCCGTTCGGCATCGGGCAGATCGGCAAGTCGTTCCGCAACGAGATCACTCCCGGAAACTTCATCTTCCGCACGCGCGAGTTCGAGCAGATGGAGATGGAGTTCTTCGTCGAGCCGGGCAGTGACGAGGAGTGGCACCAGTACTGGATCGACGCGCGCATGGCGTGGTACACCGATCTCGGCATCAACCCCGAGAACCTGCGGCTGTACGAGCACCCGGCCGAGAAGCTCTCGCACTACTCCAAGCGCACGGTCGACATCGAGTACCGCTTCGGCTTCTCCGGCTCGGAGTTCGGCGAGCTCGAGGGCGTCGCCAACCGCACCGACTTCGACCTCTCGACGCACGCTGCGGCCTCTGGAGTCGACCTGTCGTACTTCGACCAGGGCAAGAACGAGCGCTGGACGCCATACGTCATCGAGCCCGCGGCTGGCCTTACGCGCTCGCTCATGGCGTTCCTCGTGGACGCCTACGCCGAGGACGAGGCGCCCAACACGAAGGGCGGCGTCGACGTGCGGACCGTGCTGCGCCTCGACCGCAGGCTGGCCCCCGTCAAGGCCGCGGTGCTGCCGCTGTCGCGCAACGAGAAGCTGTCTCCCGTCGCGCGCGAGCTCGCCGACACGCTGCGCCAGCACTGGAACGTCGACTTCGACGACGCGGGCGCGATCGGTCGTCGCTACCGCCGTCAGGACGAGATCGGCACGCCGTTCGCCATCACGGTCGACTTCGACACCCTCGACGACCAGGCCGTGACGGTGCGCGAGCGCGACACCATGCAGCAGGAGCGCATCCCGCTGGCCAAGCTCGAGGGGTACCTCGCGGCAGAGCTGCTCGGCGCGTAG